cctttcttctggaatggtcgtagacatttatgaccaaaatatgtccactatggtgttttggtcactagcaacctccccaggccacgtaggcatccagcatggcaagctgatgtggcacaggaATCAGCCCGGTCGAATTCAGTTTTCtaaatgggcctagcccattaaattcaacctttctatatattttttctgtcaatttttggtctatttcatgggcctggcccaacattgcagccttttttattattgggccttggccttttcgtCTAAATAATTTTAATTTCCTTTTTTATTAAATGGGTCCACCagtcagatgggtcccagttgtcaggtttgGGTCTGGTAAGTGAGTCCCATCTATCAggctcatattcttcatatttcaactaGTATTTAACTTGGCAGACAAAAGCACACATGATACTTCAAATAAGAGCAACCAAATCACGTTGCCAATACATATGACCATGTGTAATACAGTACTTTACAATATCTACATGTGTAACGAGCTCTACAAGTGTGATATAATACTGCTTTACAAGAAAATGACGACATGCCGGACTCGCTGGACAACCATAGTCAAGGCTGGGAACAAACAAAACGGCAACATGGCTTCCTCTGTTAGGGCTGCCGGTGCTGCTCCTTCCCCGCCACCGCCGCACATGTGAATTTCCTGCACAAGTGAAATTGGACTGAATCTGTAAACTTGTTTATACTCCTGGACTGTGTTTGGAATGAATTTGGAGTACAAGGAAACCAAAACAATATCTGGACTGTGTTTGGACTAAATTTGGAGTACTCCTAGACTGAATTTGGACTGAATTTAACTGAAACAATGATCAGGAaaatgaacagtgcacaaaacaggatAGTCCAGAACCATATGTGACGGGCGGTACCCCAACATTACACAAAGGATGGTCAATGATCAAGATCAGTGTGCAATGATATATACCTTTGGTGACCAGGCTAGAATAATGGACCATAGCCTGAGGATCACGACGTTCGTCGTCTTGACGTACTCGTGCACCTTCTTCATGATGTGTTGTGCCTCCACTATACTCTCCATCGACATCTTGTTCGAGGACTTGTCGATGATCACCTCTGAGCATATCTCACCTATCTTTCTCTGCTTGGCCCGGACCATCGCGCCCATCGCTAGTAGCAAGGATGCTGCCAGTGCATAACTGACCCACTCACTGCAATAGAAAAGATGAAACTTGCATATTATTCCAAGTCCCATTTTCAACTTGAGTACACACAAATATGTAACCAGGATTCAGTGAAAATGATGCTTATAATCTTAATGATGCACTAAGCAGACTAACGGAAATATATATGGGAGGTATTGAGAAACATGTTTAATGGAAATATCCAGCTtggagatattcagaagcatgatactCCTACTCATGTACTTATGCTGAGAATAAATATGCTTGCATGTTCAGAATATATACTCTACTTAGCTTTACTAAGAAATATTGTTAAATCTTGACAAGTTAAATCTTGTTCGGTCTTGTTAAATACTCCAAGCAACTAATCCTACTGCGACTGCATCTTGAGTATAGTTACTCCAAGCAATTACTCCATGGTAATCATCACTGAGTACAGTTCAATCTTGTTAAATACTCCAAGCAAATTTTACTACTGCTACTCCAAGAAAAATTTACTGGAAAATTACCGCAGAAGCTTAATGCTGCTACTCCAAGCAATATTACAACTGCTACTCCAAGCAAGATTAACCAAGCAATTGCTCATGCTGCTACTGCAACTTCACTAAAAAAATTCTGTAGCAGAAGGAGAATATTTTGACCCTAAAATGTACTGCTGTTGAACTAAACATATGAGTGTCACAGGAGTGTCGGAGACGAACATTATCATTGATTTTATCTTCTTATTGCTTACTGTGAATGGACCCCAGAAATTTAGGAAGAACCTCTGCCATTTAGACTGAAAGCACAAACAATAAAGGATCATGAGAGAAAGCTAGTGTGCATAAATTGTGGAGTAGGAGTAAATAGGAGTACTGACAACTGTAGCATTTCAGTAGAACTGTAAATTGTGGAGTAAATTGATCATAAACTGTAAATAGGAGTAGAACTGTAGCAATTCAGGCAAGTACTGACAATAGTAGCAGATCATAAACTGGAGCTTCAAATATCAGGAGCTTTTATTCACAGCGTACACCAAATTCATTTATATTGTGTGCAATAAAAAAGCTTCATAATGTGCAATAAAAACGCTTCACAGTGTACACCAAATTTCAGTGTACTCCATTTTGCAGACTATCTATCTTGTGCCTCAACTATCCTATCTTGACTTGTGGAGAATattcagaagaaaaataaaaaaagcatCAACTATCCATTTTAAGGTGCTACTCAATTTTGTTGAAGCACAAATACTCCATTTTGCAGGATGCTCCTGTAACTATCAGTACTGGAGTAATCCAAGATGTTGCAAGATGCTACTCTAACCATATGCTGCAAGTTGATACTCCAAGATACTGCAACCAAGATACTCCAAGATGTACTGCACCAGTACTGGAGTATTTGTGTTCTGTTGGTCACAAATTTGGAGAGAGCATAATCAACCTCCCATTTTAGCATAGCAGGCAAAGTATTGGTGACTAATAGACCTATATTAAGAGTAAATAGAACTAGCTTGGAAAACAAATCTATAGCACTAATATTGATGCATTCAAGTTACTACCATTCAAGTGTGCATACATACCATAATGTTCCAAGTATGCATACACATCAGTGACTACGCAATAATCGATTAAGATGATGTTTGTAGTACATCAGTGTGCATACATACCATAATATATGTCACGGCTACTTGAGCAACATCTCGCGGAAGTAGTTTGTAGTACTCGCGGTAGAAGCGCTGCATCTCATGCACGTCGCTCTGGTGCACCctccccttgagggtggggtcgttCTCCTGCACAAACAGCGAGCTCAAGGAGTCAATTAGAAGCTCGCATTCCTTGTCCCCAGCCAGAAGTGATAAATTGGGGAACATGGATGAATGAAGATGATGAATAGGAGGTGAGTGGTGGTAAAAATTACCCTCTCGAGCCTTTGCAGAGGGTGCGCCAGCGGCGAGCGAGCACGGACGTCCTCATGGCGTCCCGCGAGGGCAGGAATGACAGCAGCAGCTCGAGCACAGGCTCCGGGAGGTCCTCAAAGCAGTCCTTGCCGCCAGCAACTGCCACTTTCTTGGCTTTACCGTCCTTGGCCCTTGCAGCCATTCCGTCGAACAGGTGGCTCGCGCAACAGCGACATTGGATGGAGGCAATGGCCAGGCAGGGAATGAGTAGGATCAGAGACGGCCAGGTGGAAGAGATGGAGAAGAATCAAAGATTCACACCGCGTACCTCTAGTCGCCGCACGCAGAAGTCCGTCGGTTCGTGCACTCTCAAGAACTCGATGGCCTGTCCGAGGACGAACGTACGGAAGGGAGCTTCCGCCTGGGCCGTCTCTGTTGGCGGTTGGAGGGGAGAGGAATGCAACGGAGAGCCAGTTTCTTCTCGTTGGCGATGTGCGGATTGCTGGCCTCGACCTTGTTGGCGACCCGGAGGATGGGCGCGATCTCGACGAGCGAGGAGGGCACCACCTCGCTGTCGAAGATGGACTCCCCCATGTTGCCGACCGTCTGCGTGCACAGCAGCCGCCTCCCCGCGGACGACGCCCCCGCCGGTGATGGCCCCCTCGGTGACGTGCCCGAGGAGAAGTCCGCCCTCCTCCCCCCTGGCACCGCCATCGCGCCCTTCCCCTCCCCTTCTTGCCCCCTCAAATCCCTGTGTGACAAAACCCCAAATCCGAAAGGGCGTCAGTAAATCAGCAACAGAGAGAGTGCGCAATGGAGAAGCCTGGCGAGAGGGAGCCGCTTGCTTAACTCGGAACCCTAGGTCCGaccggcggcgaggcggaggtgcGGGAGTGGCGGTGAGCTGGACTGATTCCACACCACATACATATATGTCACTCGAATGGATCTGGGATGTAGggagaggggagaaggagagggtaGGGGCGCCGGCTGTGGAGTAGAGGGCGGCGGGGGCGGTGGGGGCGGCGGGTCATCGATGGTGGCAGTGGGGATGGCGGCAGATCGAGATCTGGGAGGGGGCAGCGGCGAGGAGATGGGGATGAGGGAGGAAGGGGGCGACGGGGGGAGGGGTCgatctgagctagggtttgggctgtGGGTGGGGGTATctccttttcttttcattttttctttttttctgtag
Above is a window of Triticum dicoccoides isolate Atlit2015 ecotype Zavitan chromosome 5B, WEW_v2.0, whole genome shotgun sequence DNA encoding:
- the LOC119309427 gene encoding uncharacterized protein LOC119309427 encodes the protein MQRFYREYYKLLPRDVAQVAVTYIMSKWQRFFLNFWGPFTVSNKKIKSMIIEWVSYALAASLLLAMGAMVRAKQRKIGEICSEVIIDKSSNKMSMESIVEAQHIMKKVHEYVKTTNVVILRLWSIILAWSPKEIHMCGGGGEGAAPAALTEEAMLPFCLFPALTMVVQRVRHVVIFL